Within the Nitrospira sp. genome, the region TGTCTGGCTTCGAGGTTCGGGAGTCGTTTCCCCTCGTCCAATGCCGCAAGAAGATCGAACTCCGTGACAATACCCGCCAAATGGTGCCGGTCGTCCACGATCGGCACTCCGCCGAACCCTTCGATCATCATCGACGCGATGACGTCGGCCTTCGTCCGAGGATGCGCCACTTGCACCTCTCGTTCCATCACATCCAGGGCCTTCAACCGATCGAACGCGACGGGCTCGGCTGCTACTTCTGTCGTTCGCATCATGCTCTTTCCTCCTCTGCCGCATCCATTGTGTTCGAGCCGGTGCCTACAGTTTTGATCGTAACGACTTCACGAAGCAGTGCGCGCTGCGGCGTCGTCGAATCGAACGGCGTCCCTCCGTCATGACGCAGTGACGTCTCGCCCTGATCGTGCCCCCGAGCGCCGCCTGCGTCACGGACGGTCGAGTGAGGCGAGACAGATCCGCTCCACGCCGCTGGAGCCCAGCATGCGCCGGTGGGTGCCGCTGGATCAACAGGTCGCCGGGACGTCCACCGTGTCGCGCTGACTTCTCCTTGACGCTCGCCTGATCCCATGCCGCTCTTTCTTTCCAAGTGTGCGGTGCAAACTGGATTCCGCGATCCTGACGATCAACGCAAACATCATGCTTGGCCAGGGCAAGAGAGGCTTCTCGCAGGGGGGGATGCCATTGCCCGGACACGTTTTCCACACCTCACGCCAATCACCTCGATTTAGCAGGATGGCGATAAATACCTCAATACCGGAATATCACTTGATGCAAAACGCCGCAGTCAAATCGTCCACTGCCGCATGGCCGTGGTCTGGCCGGGCCAGAGACCATCTTCTACGGCAAGATGTACCGGCATGAGTGATGCAGAGCCATCTCACGCAACGCCCACGTGCGGAGCGATTTAAAGGGAGGGACGGCCTGAGCCCACATGAAGATCGTCTGTGCCGTAGACGGATCCGAATACTCGCGATGGGCAGTGGAGGCTCTGCATATTCTTGCAGCCGACCCGCCGGACACACTCTGCCTGCTTCACACCATCGAGCCTCGCCCTCCTCGATCTGTAGGTCCCCTAAGCCCGGCTCGCATGTCCCGGGTCGTCCGAGCCCTGGACCAGCGTGGCACGACGCTCCTCCGGGAGATGAGCGGGCTCGCATCCGTGGCGCTCGGTCAGGGAGGAACGAGCGCACGGACCAAGGTCGAAATAGCCCTTGCGCACGGGCGTCCCGGGACCAGCATCGTGAACCAGGGAACCCGGCGGCGCGCCGACCTACTGGTCCTTGGTTCTCGAGGATGGAGCGATATCCGCGGGTTCCTCTTGGGGAGCGTCTCGCGCCATGTTTCCGTGCACGCTTCTTGTCCGACCTGGATCGTCAAGCGGCCGTTGACGTCGCTCCGGCAGGTCGTCCTGGCAGTCGACGCTTCAAAACATTCACGTCGAGCGTGCGAATTCCTCTGCGCTCATTTCCTGGCTGAGTCTACACACGTCTCCGTCTTGTCGGTCGCAAGCCACGGACTGACCGACATGGCGGCCCGTATTCTTTCGGCCACGGAAATCCAGCAACTCGTCCAGCCGCAGATCGATCACGCGCATCAACTCGTCGAATCCTACCGTGAGCGGCTGATAAAGACCGGTTGTTCCGTCACAACACAGGTCGTGACCGGCCATACGAGCGAGGCCATTTTGAGCCAAGCCGAGAAGGTCCGTGCGGATATGATCGTGGTCGGATCGCGGGGACTTGAGGGAACGGAACGGCTGCAGCTCGGCAGCGTCGCCGAGAACGTGTTGAAATACGCACCTTGTTCGGTGGTGGTCGTCCGTCGGCGCCCCAACCAATCCACCTGAGTCAGCCGTTCACGACTCCGACCGTCGCTTCTCCACTCGAAGAGTGACACGCTGGAGCGTTCACGACAACGCGTCATGAAGAATGGGGGCGGGTCGTCTGTATGCCTCTGGCCGGCGTAATGATTTGACCTTCCATCAAGATCCGAGTCGCTGCTCGCGCCAGACGTACTGACGTGCTGGCCTTGTCCCGGACCTGCTCCACTGTGAGGGAGACTCGGGCGATTCCTTGTGACTGGGCCGACATCGCTGCGGCGACTGCGAGCCTGGGGACGATCTCCCATTCATCCATTCGGGGAAAAATGTAATCCTCACGAATGCCTCGTTCCTTCGCACACTGAACCAACTCTTCACCAACAGCTCGAGCCGTTTCGTCGGGCAGGCAGTCACAGACTTGGCGCGAATCTCCCCCGCAGGTCATGGGCGGAGTGCTGAATTCTGCTACAGGGTCATCGACGCTCGCCCCGTAGGGCCCGCACAAACGTGGCATCCCACGGCCACAGCCGAGAGCGTGTGTGGTGGCTGGAGATGGCCTATGCCTTGCACCCTTGCGCCCGTTATGAAGTGGGTTCCGATCATCAAATCCCGTCGAGAGTGGGAGGTTGTGCCCAACTTATTCGACTATGCGGCGCTGCGGCAGTCCTTTACGTGGGAGCAGGCCCGCAACGAACTCACGGGCCTTCCGGGCGGAAACGGACTCAATATCGCACATGAGGCCGTGGCCAGGCATGCCGACGGGACTCGTGCCGAGCATGTCGCAATTCGGTGGCTGAGCAAGGGCGGTGAGTGCCACGATTACACCTATACCGACCTAGACAGACTCACGAACCGTTTCGCAAACGTGCTCCAGTGCTTAGGCGTGGGCAAAGGCGACCGTGTGTACGTGCTCGCCGGGCGCATTCCTGAGCTGTATATCGCGGCCCTCGGCACGCTGAAGAATCGCAGCGTGTTCTGTCCGCTCTTTTCGGCGTTCGGCCCCGAGCCGATTGAAACCCGTCTCCGGATCGGCCAAGCGAAGGTCTTGGTCACAACGGAAGTCTTGTACCACCGCAAGGTTGCCGTCATACGCGGCTCACTGCCTCACCTTGCACATGTTGTGACGATCAAACAGGATCCCGCGTCGACGGGAATTTCCGATACACGCGATTTTCACAACCTCATGGAGACGGCGGACGACTCGTTTACGATTGCGCCGACCGACCCGCAAGACCCCGCGCTCTTGCACTTCACGAGCGGAACGACCGGAACCCCGAAGGGTGCGGTACATGTCCATGAAGCAGTGGTGGCACATCATATGACGGGAAAATTCGCGCTCGACCTGCATCCGGACGACATTTTTTGGTGCACCGCCGATCCGGGATGGGTCACGGGGACCTCCTACGGCATCATTGCCCCTTTGACGAACGGTGTGACGAGTATCGTCGACGAGGCCGAGTTCGACGCCGAACGGTGGTATCGGACGCTCCAAGATCAACGCGTGACCGTGTGGTACACCGCGCCGACGGCCATCCGAATGATGATGAAGGCAGGCCTCGAACTGATTCAACGCTACGATCTGAACCGGCTGCGCTTTTCCGCGAGCGTGGGGGAACCGCTGAATCCGGAAGCGGTCGTGTGGGGCCAACAAGCCTTCGGTCATCCATTCCATGACAACTGGTGGCAGACAGAAACCGGGGGCATCATGATCGCCAATTTTGCTGCCATGGACGTACGCCCGGGCTCCATGGGACGACCGCTGCCAGGTATCGAAGCAGCCGTCGTGCGGCGCGGGAGTGACGATGAAGACATTCAGGTCATCGTCGAACCCGATACGGAGGGAGAATTGGCGCTTCGACCAGGCTGGCCATCGATGTTTCGCGGCTACTGGCATGAGGAGGACCGGTACAAGAAGTGCTTCGTCGGCGGGTGGTACCTCACTGGCGATCTCGCCAAGCGTGATAAAGACGGCTACTTTTGGTTCGTGGGCCGCGCCGACGACGTGATCAAGACGTCGGGGCACTTGATCGGACCATTCGAGGTTGAAAGCGCCCTCATGGAACACCCAGCGGTCGCTGAGGCTGGAGTCATTGGCAAGCCCGATCCTGTGGCGATGCAAGTGGTCAAAGCATTCGTCAGCCTGAAAGACGGGTTTGCTTCCTCCCCGTCATTACAGAAGGAGCTCCTGGCCTTCGCTCGTACTCGCCTGGGAGCCGTCGTAGCGCCAAAGGAAATCGCCTTTCTCCCGAGCTTGCCGAAAACCCGCAGCGGGAAAATTATGCGCCGACTCCTGAAGGCACGCGAGTTGGGCCTTCCCGAAGGAGATACCTCCACCCTGGAGGGCGGGTCATCGTGAAGGAGCAACCCGCCACGGACAGCCGCATACCACCCCGGTCCCGGGCACTGGATCTGCTGCGCCAAATGATCCGCATTCGGCGATTCGAGGAGAAAGCCGCTGAACTGTACAGTGCGGGAAAGATCCGCGGGTTTCTGCACCTGTACATCGGTGAGGAAGCGATCGCGGTGGGCGCCATGCAGGCGCTAAGGCCGGAAGACGCAATCGTCGCGACCTATCGAGAGCACGGCCATGCCTTGGCACGAGGCACGCCCATGGGTCCGCTGATGGCCGAATTGTACGGAAAGGCCAACGGTTGCAGCCGCGGACGCGGAGGCTCGATGCATTTCTTCGATGCTTCGCGTCGATTCTACGGGGGACTTGCGATTGTAGGCGGAGGCCTGGCGATCGCCGTGGGGTTGGCCTTGGCCGATCAGTTGCGCAAACGCCCGTCCGTCACAGCCTGCTTTTTCGGTGAGGGTGCCGTCGCCGAGGGAGCCTTTCATGAATCCATGAATCTGGCCGCGCTGTGGAAGCTTCCCGTCCTCTTCATCTGCGAGAACAACCTGTATGCCATGGGAACCGCTCTCGTGCGATCGGAGTCCATGACCGATATCGCAGCCAAGGCGGCGGCGTACGGCATTCCGGGTGAAGCCGTGGACGGCATGGACGTGTTGGCCGTCGAAGCCGCTGCCAAACGGGCAACTGAACGAGTGCGGGCCGGAGGAGGGCCTTCTCTCTTGGAGTGTAAGACGTACCGCTTTCGTGCGCACTCGATGTACGACCCCGAGTTATACCGCTCCAAAACCGAAGTGGAGGAGTGGAAAACTCACGGGCCAATCGTCTCATTCGAAGGCCGCATGCGGGAGTGGAAATGTCTGACGTCCGAAGATCTCTCTGCAATCGAGGCCGCAGTCCGCGCGGAAATCGACGAAGCGGTAGCCTTTGCCGAACGCGGAGAGTGGGAACCGCTCGAGGAATTGACGAAAGACGTCTACACAGCGAACGTGAACAGTGAGACGTAAGAGGTAAAGGGCCTGGAGAATCAATACGACGATCGCACGACACGCTCCCTGCCCTGCTCAGATAGCTCTTTACTCCTTACACCTGATTTCTCACTTTTAACTCGGACACCATGACCAGGATGACGTATCGAGAGGCCGTACGGGAAGGGTTGCGCGAAGCACTACGGAGCGACCCACGGGTATTCCTCATGGGCGAGGACGTCGGCAAGTACGGCGGCCCCTACGCCTGTTCGAAAGGCTTCCTGGACGAGTTCGGTCCCGATCGAATCCGCGATACTCCGCTGTCCGAAAATACATTCGTCGGAGCCGGCATCGGCGCGGCACTGGGAGGTCTGCGCCCTATCGTCGAAGTCATGACCGTGAACTTTAGCCTGCTCGCCCTGGATCAGATCGTGAACAACGCCGCGACGATTCGCCATATGTCGGGTGGACAGTTCGGCATCCCGTTGGTCGTACGCATGGCTACGGGGGCTGGCCGACAAGTTGCGGCGCAGCATTCCCATAGCTTGGAAGGCTGGTTCGCACACATCCCGGGTATCACCGTGCTGACGCCGGCGACCATACCCGATGCGAAGGGCATGCTCCTGGCCGCCCTGCAGCAACCCGATCCTGTCTTCATCTTTGAACATGCCTATTTGTATCCGACCGAAGGAGAGCTGGACGAACAGGCCGGAGCAGTCGATATCCGGCATGCGATCGTTCGGCGAGCCGGTACCGACATGTCGATCATCACATTCGGCGGAAGCGTGTGGAAGGCGCTGGCCGCGGCGGACCAACTCGCCACCGATGGCATCGAAGCCGACGTGATCGACCTACGGGTCCTGCGCCCCCTGGATATGGCGACGATTCTCGCATCCGTCTCCAAGACGCATCGGGCGGTCATTGTCGATGAAGGCTGGCGGACCGGCAGTTTTGCGGCCGAGATTAGCGCCCGGATCGTCGAGGGCGGGTTCTACGAATTGGACGGTCCCGTCCAACGGGTCTGCTCGGCAGAGGTCCCGATTCCATACCCCAAGCATCTCGAAGACGCGGCGCTGCCGAACGTCGATCGCATCGTTCAGGCGGTGCGCTCGCTCGTGTCGCCATGATCCGGAGACCGAGCGCTTGAACACAAGGTTGCTGTCATGAATCAGGGACAACCGCCCGTCGACCCGAACGAGACCACCTCGGATCCATTCACAAAAAAGCTGATGGAGTTGTACCAAGATATTGCCCAGAAGGCGCTCCGTGCTCGAGGACGGTTCCCGTTCTTCGACCTCGATCAGGAGTGCAGCCGTGACAACCTCTTGGCCTACCTGGCCCTACGTGGGTATGACCTTTTGGATGTCCAGTTGGAGTTGGCTGACCGAGGCCTCTCTTCTCTGGGACGGCTGGAGGGGGCCGTGATGACAAGTCTGCGGAAGGTCCTCGAACACCTTGGGTCACCACCACCGGAGTCCCCTCTCGCCGCGCCGAGTTTCAGCCAAGCCCGAGGCATGCTGTCCCAGCGCAGCACCCGCTTGCTCGGCCGACCTCGTCTCCATCACCAAACCCGAATCATGGTGACGCTGGACACCGACACGTTACGGCAGCCGGATCTGCTGGAGCAACTTCTCCTAAAAGGGATGGACATCGCTCGGATCAACTGTGCGCATGACACCAGCCGTGAGTGGTTGAGACTCATCGAGGCCGTTCGGGATGCCGAGACGAGACTGGCCCAGCAAGGGCAGGGAATTGGTCGACGCTGCCGCATTGTTATGGATCTGGCAGGTCCGAAGGTTCGGACTGGTCCGCTCAAATCTTCGACGCGTCCCTTGAAGCTTTCCGTTGAGAAGGACCTACGCGGACGACCGCGCTGCGTTCTCGAGGGGCATCTCACCGCAGCCACAGAGGAGACCCGGCTCATTCGCAACCCCGGCGAACCCCGCCGATTTGTCATTGCGTTGCCTCAGCAGGACCGATTGAACAACCTCTCGCTCGGCGACGACCTGACCTTCGTTGACACGAGGGGCCGGACGCGCCTGCTTCGCGTGCTCGAGCGCGCCAGTCCGACGCGAGTGCGGGTCGGTTTGAATCGGACCGCGTACATCGAGGAAGGGACCGAGCTGATGTCGCCGCAGGGATTCTCTTTTCGAGTGGGTCCGATCACCGATCAACCGGTGGCCATTCACGTGCAAGTGGGGGACCATCTGCGCCTCTATCGCGACCCGGCATGCCCAGGCCATCCGGCGGAAGGGGACCAACCAGCGGGCATTGCGTGCACGCTGCCCGCCGTGCTGGAGGCAGTGCAACCGGGACATCGGGTGTTCATCGACGACGGAAAGATCGGAGCGAGGGTCCTCAACGTGCTGCCGGAGTATCTGGAACTGGAGATCATGGCCCCCCGTGACACCCCCGCGCGAATCCGTGCCGAGAAGGGACTCAATTTTCCCGACAGCGCCATCGAAATTCCGGCGCTGACGGAGAAGGATCGTGAAGATCTGCGGTTCGTCGTGAAGCATGCCACTGCGGTCGGCCTCTCCTTCGTTCACCGGCCCCGCGACCTGGATGATCTCCGCTCCGCGCTCAAGGACCTCGGCAATCCGGAAATCGGAATCGTGATCAAGATCGAAACGCGTGAATCGATTCATCGATTGGCCCAGTTGCTCCTGGCGGGTCTGGATCTGCCAAAATTCGGGGTCATGATTGCCCGCGGTGATTTGGCCGTTGAGGTCGGCTTCGAGCACCTCGCCTTAGTCCAGGAGGACATTCTCTGTATGTGCGAAGCCGCCCACATCCCGGTGATCTGGGCGACGCAGGTATTGGAAAATTTGACCAAGAGCGGGCTGGCGGCGCGGGCCGAAATCACCGACGCCGCCACTGGGCAGCGGGCTGAATGTGTGATGCTCAACAAGGGCGCGCACATTATCGAGGCCGTGAAGACGCTCGGAGATCTGTTGAGTTCCCGGGAGCGACAGCGAGTCAAGAAGCGGCAGGTGTTTCGCGAGATCACGGCGCAGTACGACGTGCTGGCGATCCCCGGCCTCGAAGCGGCATCAACCGCGTCTCCCGCCGCAGCACCGGGTACCGGATGAACCGAATCGCGGCCGTTTTGGTGAGGGGAAGGAGATGCCATGACTGAATTTGTCATGCCCACGCTCGGCGCCGACATGACCGAAGGCACGTTGGTCATGTGGAAAAAGCAAGTGGGCGACCGCGTCGAGAAGGGTGACATCATCGCCGAGGTTGAAACCGACAAAGCGGCGATCGAGATCGAAGCCTTCTCATGCGGTACCATCGAGCGATTCCTGGTACAACCAGGGGACAAAGTTCCGGTGGGCACTCCGATGGCCATTATCCGTGATGCACAGGCACCGGCTACCACAACCGCAATGCCGGGGACGACGCCGAAGGAAACGGAGCCACACGTCGACTCTTTGGCCACGAGTTCGCCGCCGGCTGCAGAGGTTCAGCCCCAGTCCCCGTCACATGCGCAAGGAGATCGACTGCGTATCTCGCCGACCGCCTGGCGCCTCGCACAGGAACTTGGCGTGGACCCCACCTCGCTCATCGGAACCGGACCTGAGGGCGCCATATCCCGGGAAGATGTTCAGCGGGCTGCAGCGATCCGTGTTCAACCGGAGTTGAGACAGAAAGGATCTGCTGTACCCGCAGATAGCCGCCAAGCCAGGATCCGACACACCATCGCCGCGGCCATGGCTCGCTCAAAGCGGGAGATCCCTCATTATTACTTGAGTACGAGCATCGATATGGGACCAGCCATGGAATGGCTCCGACAGTGCAACAACGCACGCGGCGTCGCCGAGCGGTTGCTGCCGAGCGTCCTCCTGATCAAGGCGGTTGCGCTCGCTTTGAAGGAGATCCCCGAGTTGAATGGTTTCTGGAAGGACGGACACGCGATTCGAAGCGAAGCCATTCACGTCGGCGTCGCGATTTCGCTTCGCGGAGGCGGGCTGATCGCTCCCGCCGTCCATGACGCCGATCGGTTGAGTCTTATGGACACCATGGAACGCTTGCAGGATGTGGTCAGACGGGCTCGCGCCGGATCGCTGCGCAGTTCCGAAATGTCGGACTCGACGATCACGGTCAGCAGTTTGGGTGATCTCGGCGCCGACCAGGTGTTGGGGGTCATCTATCCGCCGCAGGTCGCCCTCGTGGGATTCGGCAAGATTGCCGAGCGGCCCTGGGTGGTGAACGGCCAAGTGGTGGCGCGGTCCGTCGTAACTGCCAGCTTGTCGGCCGATCATCGTGCGAGCGATGGCCATCGGGGCGGTCTGTTCCTGGAAGCCATCGATCGACTGCTGCATCACCCCGAGAGCCTGTGAGGACGGATCGATCGGTCGAAGGAGGCTCACATGAGACAACGTGGTGGACCATTAGCAATGATTCTCTGCTGCCTGGCTTGGATGATCGTCGCGCCCGCGCAGGACACGCTGGCGATGACACAGATCCTGCCGGAGGCGAAGATTGAGGTGGATCGGCAGACGGTCCTTGAGTTGACGAGCACGTTCGATCAAGCCGAAGAGGCGATTCGTTCGAGGGACGTGGACGGCTTGATGTCGCTCTATAGCGAGCGGTATGCCTATCACGGACTCAAGAAGGCCGACATCCGCTCGATCTGGCACGAATTGCTCCAGAATTACGACCTGATTTCCAACGTGCACACCTTCTCATCGATCAAAACCGCGCAGCGGGACGGAACCCCGGTCTTGGAGATTACGTGCACCGGGGCATTGTGGGCCACAAGCAAGGATTCCAAGGCACGGCTCCCGATCGACAGCTGGCATCGGGAAATCCATTATCTGATCAAAGAACGGGGTGCATGGCGTATCGTCGGCAGCGCGGGCGCGGAAGCAGGATCCCGCCCTCCGAAGATGTTCGGCACTGCGCCCCATCCGCTTTTCTAGGAGAGGCCCATGGCAGACTCCGTTTCATCCGAAGATCTCAGGGCCCGTATTGTGGCGCTGCTCACGACGATCGCGCCGGAGGCGGATGGACAGACCTTGATGCCGAACGTCAACCTGCGCGACCAGCTCGATCTCGATTCCATGGATTTTCTAAACTTCGTCGTCGCGATCCACAAGGAATTTCACATGGAGATTCCAGAAGTGGACTATCCCAAGTTGTCAACCCTGGATGGCTGCGTCGCGTACGTCGCAGAGCATGGAGACGGCGCTTCATCACAATGACCACGATTGATGACACACCGCTCGATACGTCCCGGATGCCCTCCGTCGGGATTATCTCCGAGGTGCATGGCCCCATCGTCGACATCGCCTGCGATCAACTGCCGCCCATTTACCGGGCCTTGTGTAGTTGCCTCAATGGCGAACGGTACACCTTCGAGGTGTACCAGCATCTGGACGAACGTCGGGTCCGTGCCATCACCCTGCATCGGACCAGCGGCCTTCGGCGCGGCATGCCGGTTCTGGACACAGGTGGTCCCCTGGTAGTCCCCGTTTCCTCGGATGCGCTCGGCCGCCTTCTGAACGTCTTCGGGGAACCCCTGGATGGGCTGCCACCGTTGTCGACACCCGACCATCGCCGCATCCACGGTGAGCCGGATCGTCTCTCCGATGCCGCGGGGATGGGACACGTCCTTGAAACCGGCATCAAGGTGATCGACTTGCTTTGTCCGTTTTCGCGGGGGGGTAAAACGGGGTTGTTCGGAGGAGCCGGAATCGGGAAGACGGTGCTCATTACCGAGTTCATGCATGCCATTGTCTCGCTGCATCGGGGTGTCTCGGTGTTCGCAGGCGTCGGGGAGCGCATTCGCGAAGGGCACGAGCTGTGGCACGACATGCAGCACGCGGGCGTCATGCCCCATACCACGATGGTGTTCGGTCAAATGGACGAATCGCCAGGCGTCCGATTCCGCGTTGGACTGGCGGCATTGACCTATGCCGAATACTTCCGGGACACCCTCGGCAAGGACGTGCTGTTCGTGATGGACAACATTTTTCGATTCGTGCAGGCGGGAAGCGAAATTTCGGGACTGCTCGGACGGATGCCTGCCACCGTCGGCTATCAGCCGACGCTGGTGACCGAGGTGGCGGAATTGCAGGACCGAATCATGTCGACGGCAAGCGGCGCCATCACCTCGATTCAGACTGTCTACGTGCCCGCCGACGACCTCACAGACCCCGCGGTCACTGCCATTCAACGCCACCTGGATACGACCGTCATTCTGACTCGTTCGCAGGCCGCGAAGGGCATCTATCCGGCCGTCGACCCCCTAGGCTCAACGAGCCGTCTGATGGACCGTCGCATCCTCGGCGACCGGCACTATACGATTGCCAGGGGCGTTCGTGAGCACCTCGCCCGATACCGAGAGTTGGAGGACATGATTGCCATGCTCGGAATCGAAGAGCTCTCCGACCAAGATCGCCGCATCGTCCTGCGGGCGCGCAAGCTCCAACGATACCTGACTCAACCGTTTCACGTCACAGCTCCCCTGACCGGTGTCGCGGGCGTGGCGGTGCCTCTTGCGGAGACGTTGCGGGACTGCGACGCCTTCTTGCGGGGCGACTACGACCAGATGTCCGAGGAGGCCTGTTACATGCGGGGCCCACTGACGGAGCCCGGCCCATGAACACGTTTACGCTGCAGCTCCACGGCGCGACGCAACACGAGCGGGTCGAGGACGTCACCGCGTTTGTCGCCCACGATGCGTCGGGAAGTTTCGGGCTGCTCGCCGGTCATGAGCGCATGATGACGTCCTTGCCGTTTGGACTCGCTCGATTCCGGCATGCGGACGGCGATTGGGAATACCTGGCCGTCCCAAAGGCCTTGGTGTATTTCCACGAATCGACGCTGAGTGTCACGTGCCGTCGGTATCTTCGGGATCCCGACTACGAACGGATCAGTCAGGCGCTGGAGGAGCAGTTGCGCGCCGAAGAAACCGCACTGCGGGGAATCAAGGATAGTCTTGAGCGTTTGGAAGAGGAGATGCTCCGTCGCCTGTGGCGTCTCGGACGCGGATAGGTGTCCAGTGGCTGAGAATAATGCAACCCTCAAGCAGGCCGTGGACAAGCAAGTCGCCCGTATGAAACGGGCACAGAAGGAGCGTCCGACCTTGCTGGCGCAGAGTGCCTATTTGGGTACGGCCGGCATTCTGTTCGTGCTCCCCATCGTCGCAGGCGCCTACCTCGGACGCTGGCTCGATGGGTTCTTCTCGGGGTACTCGGTGCGATGGACAGTCAGCCTGATCGTGCTGGGGATCGCGTTCGGTGGCATCAACGTGTACTTATTCCTACGAGACTAACGGTCGAGCCAGGTATGACCACGAACATCGTCCTTCAGGTCGGTCTCTTACGCATTACCGAGCCGGTCGTCACCACCTGGGCGTTGATGCTCGTCATGACGATCAGTGCATGGGTGGTGTCCCGCCGCCTCGCGCTCGAACCTCGGCCCTGGCAGGTCGCGGTCGAGGGGACCGTCGAGACCATTCAGGGGGCGATTGCCGCCGTCGCACCGGAACAGGCCTCGGTGCTGTTGCCCTTCATTGCCACGCTCTGGCTGTTCATCGGTTCCGCCAACCTCTTGGGTGTTATCCCAGGCTTAAGCGCCCCAACCGGTCACCTGTCAGTGACCGCGGCGCTGGCTCTGCTGGTGTTCGGATCGGTGCATTGGTTTGGCATTCGAGCCGAGGGCCTGCGTGGGCATCTAGGCCATTACGTGACTCCCACCCCCTTGATGCTACCGTTTTATATACTCAGCGAGCTCAGTCGGACCGTGGCTTTGGCCGTCCGCCTCTTCGGCAATATCATGAGCCTGGAAATGGCCGCGTTGCTGGTCCTGATCGTCGCCGGCTTTCTCGTCCCAGTGCCGCTCCTGGCTTTGCACATCATCGAAGCCGTGTTACAAGCCTATATTTTTGGCATGCTTGCGCTCATTTATATCGCCGGGGCACTGCAGTCTCATGAGCAACGGCGCCAGCTAGCAAAGGATTGACCCATGAACAACATGACCTGGTTTGCGATTCTCTCTACCGTCGCTGCGGTTCTGGCGATTGCCATCGGCACCATGCTTCCGGCCTTTGCCATGGGCCGGGCGATCAGCCAAGCACTCGAATCTCTGGCCAGGCAGCCCGAGGCGGAACGCTCGATCATGCGAACCCTGTTTATCGGGTTGGCCATGATTGAATCGTTGGCGATCTATTGTCTGGTCATCGTGCTCATCGTGTTGTTCCGGAATCCTTTGATCGAATATCTGGTGAAATAGCACTGCCCGC harbors:
- the acsA gene encoding acetate--CoA ligase: MPCTLAPVMKWVPIIKSRREWEVVPNLFDYAALRQSFTWEQARNELTGLPGGNGLNIAHEAVARHADGTRAEHVAIRWLSKGGECHDYTYTDLDRLTNRFANVLQCLGVGKGDRVYVLAGRIPELYIAALGTLKNRSVFCPLFSAFGPEPIETRLRIGQAKVLVTTEVLYHRKVAVIRGSLPHLAHVVTIKQDPASTGISDTRDFHNLMETADDSFTIAPTDPQDPALLHFTSGTTGTPKGAVHVHEAVVAHHMTGKFALDLHPDDIFWCTADPGWVTGTSYGIIAPLTNGVTSIVDEAEFDAERWYRTLQDQRVTVWYTAPTAIRMMMKAGLELIQRYDLNRLRFSASVGEPLNPEAVVWGQQAFGHPFHDNWWQTETGGIMIANFAAMDVRPGSMGRPLPGIEAAVVRRGSDDEDIQVIVEPDTEGELALRPGWPSMFRGYWHEEDRYKKCFVGGWYLTGDLAKRDKDGYFWFVGRADDVIKTSGHLIGPFEVESALMEHPAVAEAGVIGKPDPVAMQVVKAFVSLKDGFASSPSLQKELLAFARTRLGAVVAPKEIAFLPSLPKTRSGKIMRRLLKARELGLPEGDTSTLEGGSS
- the pdhA gene encoding pyruvate dehydrogenase E1 component subunit alpha, with amino-acid sequence MKEQPATDSRIPPRSRALDLLRQMIRIRRFEEKAAELYSAGKIRGFLHLYIGEEAIAVGAMQALRPEDAIVATYREHGHALARGTPMGPLMAELYGKANGCSRGRGGSMHFFDASRRFYGGLAIVGGGLAIAVGLALADQLRKRPSVTACFFGEGAVAEGAFHESMNLAALWKLPVLFICENNLYAMGTALVRSESMTDIAAKAAAYGIPGEAVDGMDVLAVEAAAKRATERVRAGGGPSLLECKTYRFRAHSMYDPELYRSKTEVEEWKTHGPIVSFEGRMREWKCLTSEDLSAIEAAVRAEIDEAVAFAERGEWEPLEELTKDVYTANVNSET
- the pdhB gene encoding pyruvate dehydrogenase subunit beta; translation: MTYREAVREGLREALRSDPRVFLMGEDVGKYGGPYACSKGFLDEFGPDRIRDTPLSENTFVGAGIGAALGGLRPIVEVMTVNFSLLALDQIVNNAATIRHMSGGQFGIPLVVRMATGAGRQVAAQHSHSLEGWFAHIPGITVLTPATIPDAKGMLLAALQQPDPVFIFEHAYLYPTEGELDEQAGAVDIRHAIVRRAGTDMSIITFGGSVWKALAAADQLATDGIEADVIDLRVLRPLDMATILASVSKTHRAVIVDEGWRTGSFAAEISARIVEGGFYELDGPVQRVCSAEVPIPYPKHLEDAALPNVDRIVQAVRSLVSP
- a CDS encoding pyruvate kinase, with the translated sequence MNQGQPPVDPNETTSDPFTKKLMELYQDIAQKALRARGRFPFFDLDQECSRDNLLAYLALRGYDLLDVQLELADRGLSSLGRLEGAVMTSLRKVLEHLGSPPPESPLAAPSFSQARGMLSQRSTRLLGRPRLHHQTRIMVTLDTDTLRQPDLLEQLLLKGMDIARINCAHDTSREWLRLIEAVRDAETRLAQQGQGIGRRCRIVMDLAGPKVRTGPLKSSTRPLKLSVEKDLRGRPRCVLEGHLTAATEETRLIRNPGEPRRFVIALPQQDRLNNLSLGDDLTFVDTRGRTRLLRVLERASPTRVRVGLNRTAYIEEGTELMSPQGFSFRVGPITDQPVAIHVQVGDHLRLYRDPACPGHPAEGDQPAGIACTLPAVLEAVQPGHRVFIDDGKIGARVLNVLPEYLELEIMAPRDTPARIRAEKGLNFPDSAIEIPALTEKDREDLRFVVKHATAVGLSFVHRPRDLDDLRSALKDLGNPEIGIVIKIETRESIHRLAQLLLAGLDLPKFGVMIARGDLAVEVGFEHLALVQEDILCMCEAAHIPVIWATQVLENLTKSGLAARAEITDAATGQRAECVMLNKGAHIIEAVKTLGDLLSSRERQRVKKRQVFREITAQYDVLAIPGLEAASTASPAAAPGTG
- the aceF gene encoding dihydrolipoamide acetyltransferase component of pyruvate dehydrogenase complex, whose amino-acid sequence is MTEFVMPTLGADMTEGTLVMWKKQVGDRVEKGDIIAEVETDKAAIEIEAFSCGTIERFLVQPGDKVPVGTPMAIIRDAQAPATTTAMPGTTPKETEPHVDSLATSSPPAAEVQPQSPSHAQGDRLRISPTAWRLAQELGVDPTSLIGTGPEGAISREDVQRAAAIRVQPELRQKGSAVPADSRQARIRHTIAAAMARSKREIPHYYLSTSIDMGPAMEWLRQCNNARGVAERLLPSVLLIKAVALALKEIPELNGFWKDGHAIRSEAIHVGVAISLRGGGLIAPAVHDADRLSLMDTMERLQDVVRRARAGSLRSSEMSDSTITVSSLGDLGADQVLGVIYPPQVALVGFGKIAERPWVVNGQVVARSVVTASLSADHRASDGHRGGLFLEAIDRLLHHPESL